The Lolium rigidum isolate FL_2022 chromosome 2, APGP_CSIRO_Lrig_0.1, whole genome shotgun sequence genomic interval gattggtactaaaatactccgcctccattcttcgggcatcttgtttgatcgaaaaatgaggttgaaaagcttagttagccatactatcgctacgtccccaaggcctctccacgcctcgatggggataccatcgggaCCCATCGCCTTGCCGCCTTTCATTCTCCTTAACGCCTCCTTAACCTCAGACTCCTGGATACGTCGCACAAAGCACATgctggtatcatcaaaggagtcgtctagctcaatggtagagctctcagcctctccattgtaaagcatatgaattaAGCAATGTAAAAAATGATTTGAATATTTAAAAAGGGTCATGGTCAAGAGAAATTGCTGCCAACATAGCAGTATGTTAATTGTTTGAAAATAAATGTACCAAGAATTGTTATCTGTGTACCAAAGATTATTTTATAATTTCAGAGCAACCATGTGAACTTCATATGATGTGTGGGAGTCCAAAAAGTGCAATTCTCCTACAAAGTGAATATATGAAAAGATGAGAGCCTTGAATCCATTGTTAGATATTCTTGGAAAAGAGGAACGTAAATAATCTAGACTGTAAACCTAATTTGATTTGTCTTGGAAAATGAGTGTGAGTGATATACCAGCTAAAAATGAAATTACGTGCAATATTTGTGCGTAGGGATGGAACCGTAGCATCCATCAAAAGTCTTTCATGCAAAAGGAACAATTATAATAGCATCGATCAGTACACTAATCATGAAAGCATGGTTTCAGCTGTACAGTAATGTTTTGTAGCACTGTTAGAAGAGCAAATGTAAAATAAGTGTGATGGCATGAAGTTGCAATAACAAAACGTATTTGAGTGGCTGAAGAGATACCTTAGCCAGTTATTTTTTGTTCGGCTAATGTCAAATGGAGTATAATAACTCGCCAAATAGTACATGAAAGCGCAACAGCCTTGCAGGCGTCCCCCTGATAAAAAGAATTTTCCTTGCATTGCAGATCTTCAACAGTCTGGCAACAGTGATGCACCTTATATGATCATTTCTCAAAGAGGTATGCCTTGATATCTTtgacatatctatgataacagGGACGCAAGGTGCATGaatatccaatattattttttacCAGACAAACCATAGTAGGAGGAGACTTCCTTCGGTAGTAAGGAGAAAAACCGCAATCCGATCAAATCATAAATTCAGAAAATATCTGCGGGTGTGGGATGTGGCGATGATCCATATGGGACTGATTCTGCCCCCAATGGAGCATGGGTGCCTGAGTGCTTGCGCTATCAATTCCACCATCAAATCTGATTAGTTCTGAGTGCTCAAATGGAATACTGCAACTGAGGATAATCAAGAAGGCGTTGATGTGTTTGTAACAATGGGTAGCCAAACGGCTTGTGTGGTGGCACCTAGAGGTGGTGCATGAACGGTGGCTGAGACAGTGAAGGAGGCCTACGATGCTGAGCTGCGGTAGAAAGAAGAGGAGAATGAATGGCTAGCTTCCGTGATTAAATGCAAGGGGCGGAAGAGGAAGCGACAGGGAGTCAGAAGACGAAGTGGAATGGGAAGTCAAACGACAGCATCTCTTAATGCTAACTCTGCTGCTAAAAATAATACTACTCGCGACAATCTATGAAAAAAGTAGTGACCAGGTGACTCTTGATAATTAGGACCATGTATTTGAAATCCAACGGATGAGAAAAATTGGGGTGATGTGGCTACACCAGgtttcagcttgcaaacattaaatgatttatagtggggatgaactttatagatattatagattactCACTTGTGAATGGCAATCTTTCCTCTCATGTTATTTTACACCAAGGCACTACATCAAGGCTCAAGCTAACAAAGTTTGATATATGAGTAAGATGTCTTGACATATTCTTGGAGAACACATGGTATAATCAACCTTTTAGGTAATTTCGACTTACATGTGATTTGATATATGAAATACATCACTCAGTACAAACATTTGAGTAGTTTCAAATGCACTTGCTTAATTCACTGTAGCAAAAAATTAGCTAGGTAATGCAATTCAGTGAAACCAGTCTGAAGCAAGTACCAGGGAAACAGAAGACAAACGGCTTACAGCCTCAATTCTTCGACCTTGGTCTTACGGGTCTTTCTGAGAAGATCATAGTTAAGAACTTCAGGTCATGGTGAAAGTAACCAAAGATATATCAATCTACAGTAACTCCATGGATAACACTCCTACAGGAGAAAACTAGAAACCATGGATATCAATCCTACATCGACTCCAATGGTACCGGGGCACGATAAATCAATCTGTTTTCTTATCAGGACGTAGAAGAGCCCCATCTCTATAGGCTACAACCATTATGCTCCATGTACATTCAGTATACAAGCTAATTCAAACAGTTTAACAAACAGATTATAACCAATTCCTCACTTGTAATGCATATGACAATCTTGCCTATCATGTTTACACCAAGGCACTACTACATCATGGTACCAAAGTTTGATACATGAGTAAGATGTATGTACTTTTCTTCCAGGAGACAGGTACAGTTCTGTTTTTTGGAAATTTCATCTTACATTCTGATTGATTGATAAAATACATCACTCTGATAAAAAACATAGTATAGCAGTAGTTTAAATGCTTTTGCTCAGTTCACTGTAGGAAAACGAACAAAGGCAGGCAATGCAATCCAGAGGATCAAGTCTGAAGCAAGTACCAGCAAGCAACAGAAGACAATGGCTTACAGCCTTCATTCTCCGCGCCTTCAGCCATTCTACTCCTTCATCTTGCGCAGCCACTTGAGCGAGCTCTCGAGCTCAGTGTAAGCGGTTACCTCTGGAAAGCTCTTGCTCTCCATCCCATAATCAAACACCTCGTATGCATCTGGAACCCTCCCAGCGCGACACAACGCCCTGATGAACGTCGCATACGCCGGCGGGTCAAGCTTCATGCTGGCACCGACCATGGACCGGTACACCTCGACGGCCTTGTCGAGCTTCCTGTTCTTGCAGAGCCCCATGAGGAGCGTGTTGTAGGTCCGGCTGTTGGGCTCgcaccccttggccctcatttccTCGAGCAGCCTGAGCGCGCCGAGGGCGTCGCCCTTGACGCACATCCCGTTCATGAGCGAGGTGTAGGTGACGACGTCCGGGAAGTGCcccgcggcggccatggcgtcgaGGTAGGTCCTGGCCTTGGCGACCAGGCCGGCGCGCGCGAGGCCGTACACGAGGGTGTTGTAGGTGACGAGGTCGGGGTCCACGCCGTCGTCCTTCATCCGGCGGAGCACCCCGAGGACGCCCTcggggtcggcggcggcgcaGTGGGCCTTCATGAGCGCGTTGTAGACGTGCGCGTCCGCGCGGACGCCGTGGTCGGCGAGGACCGGGAGGAGCTGCCCGATCTCGCGCGGgtcgccgcggcggcagcaggcgTCGGCGAGGGCCAGCAGCGCCGGGCGCGGCGcgggggaggcggcggagtagGGGAGGGAGGCGAGGAGGTCCCGCGCCGCGGCGACGGAGCGGTGGAgggcgaggcggcggaggaggagcgcgaggGACTGCGCCGGGAGCGGGATGGTGGGCGCCGCCTTGAGCGCGAGCGAGGCGGCCGCGTCCACGTCGTTGTCCACCGTGGCGCGGATGGCGGCCGAGAGCTCGGCGGGCGTGGTGATGGGCCGCCGCTTCCCGGATGGCGGTGGCGCGGAGCCGACTGGGGCCAGCGCCGTCGTGGGGTCGGAGGCGTCCCTGGGGGTTCTCCGGGGCGGCTTGCCGTGGGAAGGCTTCGTGTTGGCGGGACGAGGACCGTGtggtgggggaggaggaggcggtgcggTGGTGGGCTTCGGGACGAGGGCGTGACGGGGGAG includes:
- the LOC124686306 gene encoding pentatricopeptide repeat-containing protein At2g17670-like yields the protein MGKVQHAMRAAKLPRHALVPKPTTAPPPPPPPHGPRPANTKPSHGKPPRRTPRDASDPTTALAPVGSAPPPSGKRRPITTPAELSAAIRATVDNDVDAAASLALKAAPTIPLPAQSLALLLRRLALHRSVAAARDLLASLPYSAASPAPRPALLALADACCRRGDPREIGQLLPVLADHGVRADAHVYNALMKAHCAAADPEGVLGVLRRMKDDGVDPDLVTYNTLVYGLARAGLVAKARTYLDAMAAAGHFPDVVTYTSLMNGMCVKGDALGALRLLEEMRAKGCEPNSRTYNTLLMGLCKNRKLDKAVEVYRSMVGASMKLDPPAYATFIRALCRAGRVPDAYEVFDYGMESKSFPEVTAYTELESSLKWLRKMKE